Proteins found in one Oryza glaberrima chromosome 4, OglaRS2, whole genome shotgun sequence genomic segment:
- the LOC127772363 gene encoding large ribosomal RNA subunit accumulation protein YCED homolog 1, chloroplastic-like translates to MMMLGVGGVAGAGAGLPLVLRRRTRSRTPPPPMVMTPLHRSCFFFRPQPSSLSHYPSPSPCAAADLFTVDYDPEEEEEEEEDEEGSPWEGAVVYRRDASVHHLEYATTLERLGLGDLSSPHSRACASTMGILILSSPNLTGTKDETPVLVSLDVARRRGRLRLDGIIRTVITLGCYGCAEPAPQGIFANFSLLLTEGRVEEPDVVDLGTIFEEEQTKAPVLTGSQEDGDDEDIDWDDRLHFPAGEKEIDISKHIRDIIHLEITLDALCSPTCKGLCVGCGENLNTSSCSCNTEKQQAKAKNVQRRGPLKDLLKPLQR, encoded by the exons ATGATGATGCTTGGAGTTGGAGGCgtcgcaggagcaggagcaggccTCCCCttggtcctccgccgccgcacccggtCCCGCACCCCTCCCCCGCCGATGGTGATGACCCCACTCCACCGCAGCTGCTTCTTCTTCCGACCACAACCCTCTAGTCTCTCCCACtacccatccccatccccatgcgccgccgccgacttgtTCACCGTCGACTACGAcccagaggaggaagaagaagaagaagaagacgaggaggGTTCTCCATGGGAGGGCGCGGTGGTGTACCGGCGGGACGCCTCGGTTCACCACCTCGAGTACGCCACCACCCTGGAGCGCCTCGGCCTTGGCGACCTCTCCTCCCCTCACTCTCGGGCATGCGCCTCCACCATGGGAatcctcatcctctcctcccccaacctTACCGGTACCAAGGACGAAACGCCAGTGCTCGTCTCTCTCGACGTTGCCAGGCGCCGGGGCCGCCTGCGCCTTGATGGCATCATCCGCACTGTCATCACCCTCGGTTGCTATGG TTGTGCTGAGCCAGCGCCTCAAGGTATATTTGCGAATTTTTCCCTGTTACTGACCGAAGGCAGAGTAGAGGAACCTGATGTGGTTGATCTCGGCACGATATTTGAAGAAGAACAAACCAAAGCTCCTGTGCTAACCGGAAGCCAAGAAGATGGAGACGACGAAGATATAGATTGGGATGACCGGTTGCATTTCCCAGCTGGAGAAAAGGAGATTGATATCTCGAAGCACATCAGGGACATCATTCACTTAGAGATCACGCTCGATGCCCTGTGCAGTCCCACCTGCAAAGGTCTCTGCGTTGGCTGCGGCGAAAATCTCAAcaccagcagctgcagctgcaacacAGAGAAACAGCAGGCTAAGGCTAAGAATGTTCAGCGGCGAGGGCCTCTCAAAGACCTGTTGAAACCACTGCAAAGGTGA